In the Drosophila takahashii strain IR98-3 E-12201 chromosome 3R, DtakHiC1v2, whole genome shotgun sequence genome, one interval contains:
- the LOC138913671 gene encoding uncharacterized protein, translating into MREINDEDENLYILTLRMTPHQFGQLLEKVKPFIQKKNTCWRNCIGPAERLQVTLRYLATGSTYFNYKGDHSIILMAIADAYNRFIYVDVGVNGRVGDGGVWLHSDLKYAIEGKRVHIPLPRTLSQSDRVSSFTFIADDAFSLTDYMIKRYSHTNLTPAQYNFNYMLSTNRRVVESAVGILNRQIVFKSFSPQCAGHQLKQLKSFWHA; encoded by the exons ATGCGCGAAATAAATGATGAAGATGAAAATTTATACATCCTCACCCTACGGATGACTCCACATCAGTTTGgacaacttttggaaaaagtcaagCCATTtatccaaaagaaaaatacgtGCTGGCGGAATTGTATTGGACCAGCGGAGCGCCTACAAGTGACTCTACGATACCTAGCCACAG GGTCCACCTACTTTAACTATAAAGGAGATCACTCAATCATTCTTATGGCCATAGCGGACGCATACAACCGATTTATATATGTGGATGTTGGGGTAAACGGACGTGTTGGAGACGGAGGAGTTTGGTTACATTCCGATCTAAAGTACGCCATAGAAGGCAAACGAGTCCATATACCGCTGCCAAGGACACTATCACAATCCGATAGAGTATCTTCCTTTACTTTTATAGCTGACGATGCTTTTAGTCTGACCGACTACATGATAAAGCGCTACTCTCACACAAATTTAACACCTGCCCAGTATAACTTTAATTATATGCTGTCAACAAATAGGCGTGTCGTTGAAAGTGcagttggaattttaaatcgtCAAATCGTTTTCAAGTCTTTTTCACCCCAATGTGCCGGACACCAACTGAAGCAGCTAAAGTCGTTTTGGCATGCGTAG